In one window of Methanocella sp. DNA:
- a CDS encoding PadR family transcriptional regulator, whose protein sequence is MGRAETDIIILGHFLQGPAHGYELKRRIDQSFGNTYINVINSLLYPRLADLESRGYIEGHRESHEKVPDRKVYRITDAGRKHLRTLVATPIKVKKGVLPDFMDFTVHAVFFFMLTREERERVIMPYYEAYSAVRDKGSEALKKYGSRMDPYSQTMTEWGVEYVESSVRVLEKLMKISNQRQAAGYFQPDKDKQRSGDRSRSG, encoded by the coding sequence ATGGGAAGAGCTGAGACCGACATAATCATCCTCGGACATTTCCTCCAGGGGCCTGCCCACGGCTATGAGCTGAAGAGGCGCATCGACCAGAGCTTCGGGAACACGTACATCAACGTCATCAACAGCCTACTTTACCCCAGGCTGGCAGACCTGGAGAGCAGGGGCTACATTGAAGGGCACCGGGAATCCCACGAAAAAGTCCCCGACCGTAAGGTGTACCGGATCACGGATGCCGGTCGAAAGCACCTGCGGACGCTGGTCGCGACGCCCATTAAAGTAAAAAAAGGCGTGCTGCCGGACTTCATGGACTTCACCGTGCACGCGGTCTTCTTCTTTATGCTCACGAGGGAAGAGCGGGAAAGGGTCATCATGCCCTACTACGAGGCATACTCTGCGGTCCGGGATAAAGGCTCGGAAGCCCTAAAAAAATATGGCTCCCGGATGGACCCGTATTCCCAAACGATGACCGAATGGGGCGTCGAGTACGTGGAAAGCAGCGTCCGGGTACTAGAAAAGCTAATGAAAATAAGCAACCAGCGCCAGGCCGCCGGATACTTCCAGCCTGATAAGGATAAACAGCGCTCTGGCGACAGATCCCGGAGCGGCTAA
- a CDS encoding ABC transporter ATP-binding protein, producing MVENVIEVRSLNKKYGSFTAVDGISFDVRQGEVFAFLGPNGVGKTTTVEILECLKTPTSGSISLLGLDLRKDEMEIKEKIGVLPQSFNAFDFLTVRENIDYFGQMYSRRTGVDELIDMFDLRDKKNVLFKNLSGGLKQRVGIAISLINDPDIVFLDEPTTGLDPKARREVWEAIKALKGRGKTVFLTTHYMDEAYYLADRIDILSRGKIIAEGTPEDLINEYGGGNTLIIRDCGRDAQEYLTRELTGSRRVGNDIVVSLPEGDGMASISKAVALINEGHVACKEFYVKKSTLEDVFLNLTGEKLVQEAA from the coding sequence ATGGTAGAGAATGTAATAGAAGTGAGATCATTAAATAAGAAATACGGGAGCTTCACCGCTGTCGACGGCATATCGTTCGACGTGAGGCAGGGCGAAGTCTTCGCCTTCCTTGGGCCGAACGGCGTGGGAAAGACGACCACGGTAGAGATACTCGAATGCCTCAAGACGCCCACATCCGGGTCGATAAGCCTGCTGGGCCTCGACCTGAGGAAAGACGAGATGGAGATCAAGGAAAAGATCGGCGTCCTGCCCCAGAGCTTCAACGCGTTCGATTTCCTTACGGTGAGGGAAAATATCGACTACTTCGGGCAGATGTACAGCCGACGCACCGGCGTGGATGAGCTGATCGACATGTTCGACCTCCGGGATAAGAAGAATGTGCTATTCAAGAACCTGTCCGGCGGGCTGAAACAGCGCGTCGGGATCGCCATATCGCTCATCAACGACCCGGACATTGTCTTTCTCGATGAGCCCACGACGGGGCTGGACCCGAAGGCAAGGCGCGAGGTATGGGAAGCGATCAAGGCGTTGAAGGGGCGCGGCAAGACCGTGTTCCTGACCACCCACTACATGGACGAAGCGTACTATCTCGCGGACCGAATAGACATCCTCAGCCGGGGCAAAATTATCGCCGAAGGCACGCCCGAGGACCTCATCAACGAATATGGCGGGGGAAATACCCTCATCATCCGGGACTGCGGGCGTGATGCCCAGGAGTACCTGACGAGAGAGCTGACCGGCAGCCGCCGGGTGGGGAACGACATCGTCGTCAGCCTTCCCGAGGGAGACGGCATGGCCAGCATCTCGAAGGCCGTAGCGCTCATCAACGAAGGGCACGTTGCCTGCAAGGAATTCTACGTGAAGAAGTCGACGCTGGAGGACGTGTTCCTCAATCTCACGGGCGAGAAGCTGGTACAGGAGGCGGCATAG
- a CDS encoding ABC transporter permease: MSKILAEIKYSLLMFFRNKGNMFWTFGFPVIMLLLMGMMYGLQSGPLTLSYANDDGSASSMAFVDALNATGAVKLQEGTSADLAQSLKDGKIGAYLEIPHGFGNNNSAGSHVELYYDKSQQTSAIFLTIVQQVTDAYNLKAAGAKESIALDSQDVATTAMKPLDFALPGIIGMCMMLSAITTTVSINVKNRARGIFRKLATTPLSRVEWNISKIISQTIITLLSIALSLAIAYAVYGIHINFDVMAFALILFGTMTFVGLGMIFAGILKSEESASTVSTMICFPLMFISGTFFSVDLMPSFLQDFARISPLTYLNYGLRDAMISGNFNDALFNLGVVAVLGVVFFAIGVVLMKWKEE; encoded by the coding sequence ATGAGCAAGATACTGGCAGAAATTAAGTACAGCCTCCTGATGTTCTTCAGGAACAAGGGGAACATGTTCTGGACATTCGGGTTCCCGGTCATAATGCTCCTGCTCATGGGAATGATGTATGGCCTCCAGTCGGGTCCCCTGACGCTCAGCTACGCGAATGACGACGGCTCGGCCTCTTCCATGGCATTCGTCGATGCCCTGAACGCCACCGGCGCCGTCAAGCTGCAGGAAGGCACGTCGGCCGACCTCGCCCAGTCGCTGAAGGACGGCAAGATCGGGGCGTACCTTGAAATACCGCATGGGTTCGGTAACAACAATAGCGCCGGGTCGCACGTTGAGCTCTACTACGATAAGTCGCAGCAGACGTCCGCTATCTTCCTGACCATCGTGCAGCAGGTAACCGACGCCTACAACCTTAAGGCAGCCGGCGCTAAGGAAAGCATCGCGCTGGACTCGCAGGACGTGGCCACGACCGCCATGAAGCCGCTGGACTTCGCCCTGCCGGGCATCATCGGCATGTGCATGATGCTGTCGGCCATCACCACCACGGTGAGCATCAACGTAAAGAACCGTGCGAGGGGCATATTCCGCAAGCTCGCCACGACGCCGCTGTCCCGGGTGGAATGGAATATCTCCAAGATCATCAGCCAGACCATCATTACGCTGCTGTCCATCGCCCTGTCCCTGGCTATCGCCTACGCTGTCTACGGCATCCACATAAACTTCGATGTCATGGCGTTCGCCCTCATACTATTCGGCACCATGACCTTCGTCGGCCTGGGCATGATCTTCGCCGGCATCCTGAAGAGCGAGGAATCGGCGTCCACCGTATCGACGATGATCTGCTTCCCGCTCATGTTCATCTCGGGGACGTTCTTCTCCGTGGACCTGATGCCGTCGTTCCTGCAGGACTTCGCGAGGATATCGCCGCTCACCTACCTGAACTACGGGCTGCGGGACGCCATGATATCCGGCAACTTCAATGACGCGCTGTTTAACCTGGGAGTCGTCGCGGTCCTCGGCGTTGTCTTCTTCGCCATAGGCGTCGTGCTGATGAAATGGAAGGAGGAGTAG
- a CDS encoding flavodoxin family protein, whose amino-acid sequence MSQVLVYSRGGNTRKLADAIAGELGVKAADVKAASLDKGNGVLFLGSGCYAGKPGKGMMDFIEANDFKGRMVALFGTSANGHGKQVGIMEEALKQKGAKILGSYESTGQFLMFIRRGHPNDEDVVGAKKFAGDLAKLG is encoded by the coding sequence ATGTCACAGGTTTTAGTCTACTCGAGGGGTGGCAACACGCGCAAGCTGGCTGATGCCATAGCGGGAGAGCTGGGAGTTAAGGCGGCCGACGTGAAGGCGGCTTCTCTGGATAAGGGAAACGGCGTTCTTTTTCTGGGCTCCGGATGCTATGCGGGCAAGCCGGGAAAGGGCATGATGGACTTCATCGAGGCGAATGACTTTAAGGGCCGTATGGTGGCGCTATTCGGTACGTCGGCCAACGGCCATGGTAAGCAGGTCGGCATCATGGAGGAGGCCTTAAAGCAAAAAGGCGCAAAGATCCTGGGCAGTTATGAAAGTACGGGGCAGTTTCTAATGTTCATCCGACGAGGCCACCCGAACGATGAGGATGTTGTCGGCGCTAAAAAGTTTGCCGGAGACCTGGCGAAGCTTGGCTAA
- a CDS encoding ABC transporter permease — protein MQKMLAEIRYSLTIFSRNTGGMFWTFGFPIMLFVILGFMYSPQAASMPGVGNMMEFMLPGIIGMSIMSASMNSTVAINVKNRARGIFRKLATTPVSRIEWNASKIITQAIITLLSVGLSVVFAGLVFNLHPNVDIIAILLVIVGTITFVGLGLIIASLLKSEESATSAANMVTFPLMFLSGSFFPVDNMPWFFKLFADVSPLTYLNNGLRDTMISGNPGDAVTSLIIVASIGAVFFVAGVAALKWKED, from the coding sequence ATGCAGAAGATGCTCGCCGAAATCCGGTACAGCCTGACCATATTCTCCCGGAACACGGGCGGCATGTTCTGGACCTTCGGGTTCCCCATCATGCTGTTCGTCATCCTGGGCTTCATGTATTCGCCGCAGGCCGCATCGATGCCAGGCGTCGGTAACATGATGGAGTTCATGCTGCCCGGCATTATCGGCATGTCCATCATGTCGGCGTCCATGAACTCGACGGTCGCCATCAACGTGAAGAACCGGGCGCGGGGCATATTCCGAAAGCTCGCGACCACCCCCGTCTCGCGGATCGAATGGAACGCCTCGAAGATCATTACCCAGGCCATCATCACGCTCCTGTCGGTGGGCCTGTCCGTCGTGTTCGCCGGGCTTGTGTTCAACCTGCACCCGAACGTTGACATTATCGCGATATTGCTAGTCATCGTGGGCACAATCACATTCGTGGGATTGGGGCTGATCATCGCATCACTGCTGAAGAGCGAGGAATCTGCGACCAGTGCTGCCAACATGGTCACTTTCCCCCTGATGTTCCTCTCGGGGTCGTTCTTCCCCGTAGACAACATGCCATGGTTCTTCAAGTTGTTCGCAGATGTGTCGCCGCTGACGTACCTGAACAACGGGCTCCGGGACACCATGATATCCGGCAACCCGGGCGATGCCGTGACGAGCCTGATAATAGTCGCATCGATCGGCGCCGTGTTCTTCGTCGCGGGCGTGGCGGCGCTCAAGTGGAAGGAGGACTGA
- a CDS encoding ABC transporter ATP-binding protein, protein MQNVIEVKSLAKKYGNFTAVDGISFDVKQGEVFAFLGPNGAGKTTTVEILECLKTPTSGTISLLDLDIKKDEMAIKEKIGVLPQSFNAFDWLTVRENIDYFGQMYKKYGSVDELIKTFDLTDKKNVLFKNLSGGLKQRVGIAIALINDPEIVFLDEPTTGLDPKARREVWEAIKALKSHGKTVFLTTHYMDEAYYLADRIDVINHGKIIAEGSPEDLINQYGGGNTLIIRECDAPTIELLRKEMPGSSLEGNDIVVRLPENDGMAVMSRAIGLINDRHAACKELYVKKSTLEDVFLNLTGEKLHQEAA, encoded by the coding sequence ATGCAGAATGTGATCGAAGTCAAATCACTCGCGAAGAAATACGGGAACTTTACCGCCGTCGACGGCATATCCTTCGACGTGAAGCAGGGCGAGGTCTTCGCCTTCCTCGGGCCTAACGGCGCGGGCAAGACGACGACCGTCGAGATACTCGAATGCCTTAAGACACCTACTTCTGGAACGATAAGCCTCCTTGACCTTGACATCAAAAAGGACGAGATGGCCATCAAGGAAAAGATCGGCGTCCTGCCGCAGAGCTTTAACGCCTTCGACTGGCTCACGGTCAGGGAGAACATCGACTATTTCGGCCAGATGTACAAGAAGTACGGCAGCGTGGACGAGCTCATCAAGACATTCGACCTGACTGATAAGAAGAACGTACTATTCAAGAACCTGTCCGGCGGCCTCAAGCAGAGGGTAGGCATCGCTATCGCACTTATCAACGACCCGGAAATCGTATTCCTCGACGAGCCCACGACTGGCTTGGACCCGAAAGCCAGAAGGGAAGTCTGGGAAGCCATCAAAGCCCTCAAGAGCCATGGCAAGACCGTTTTCCTGACCACCCATTACATGGACGAGGCCTACTACCTGGCCGACCGCATCGATGTCATCAACCACGGCAAGATCATCGCCGAGGGTAGCCCCGAGGACCTGATCAACCAGTATGGCGGCGGCAACACGCTCATAATAAGGGAATGCGACGCCCCGACCATCGAGCTTCTCCGGAAAGAGATGCCGGGCAGCAGCCTGGAAGGGAACGACATCGTCGTCAGGTTGCCCGAGAACGACGGCATGGCCGTCATGTCCCGGGCCATCGGTCTCATCAACGACAGGCACGCGGCCTGTAAGGAGCTATATGTCAAAAAGTCCACCCTCGAGGACGTGTTCCTCAATCTCACCGGCGAAAAGCTCCACCAGGAGGCGGCATAG
- a CDS encoding class I SAM-dependent methyltransferase, with the protein MQKIDYDYNKFKLDNVDKLTLVLRSRYLDHWTREFLTAHPASTVLHLGCGLDSRVFRIDPPATVRWYDVDYPEVIELRRLLYPERHDYYMIGTSVTDQHWLDGIPVDRPVLVVAEGLVMYLTDKECIDLFKRITGRFSDGQFIFDSLSRLALRLSKLTPNSGVMGAFINWGVDDPLELERSIPRLKLVTEIYFMDMPEYKRLPLVERNIWYMVSHIAFMKSWIRLLRYKF; encoded by the coding sequence ATGCAAAAAATTGATTACGATTATAATAAATTCAAGCTCGATAATGTCGACAAGTTGACCCTGGTGCTCCGGTCAAGGTATCTGGATCATTGGACGAGGGAGTTCCTCACCGCCCATCCGGCCTCGACTGTGCTGCACCTGGGCTGCGGCCTCGACAGTCGGGTATTCCGAATCGATCCTCCTGCCACGGTCCGCTGGTACGATGTGGACTATCCAGAAGTGATCGAGCTCCGAAGGCTCCTCTACCCAGAGCGACATGATTATTATATGATCGGCACTTCGGTCACTGACCAACATTGGCTTGACGGGATACCCGTTGATCGCCCTGTGCTCGTGGTCGCCGAGGGGCTAGTAATGTACCTTACGGATAAAGAGTGCATTGATCTTTTTAAGCGCATCACCGGCCGCTTTTCCGACGGGCAATTCATCTTCGACTCTTTGAGCCGGCTAGCTTTACGGCTTAGTAAATTAACGCCCAACTCAGGGGTGATGGGAGCCTTCATAAATTGGGGTGTCGACGATCCCTTGGAACTGGAGAGGTCTATCCCACGGCTCAAACTCGTAACGGAAATTTACTTCATGGACATGCCCGAGTATAAGAGGCTCCCATTGGTAGAACGCAATATATGGTACATGGTGAGCCATATTGCTTTCATGAAAAGTTGGATACGGCTGCTTCGCTACAAGTTTTAA
- a CDS encoding PadR family transcriptional regulator: MGLDKKEIDLVILGILMGAPLHGYMIKQAIETSYGDRYFKLSNSALYPTLAKLQKEGYIEGKREMQEAVPDKKVYHITDAGKKRVVELAATPIEPSTSPGLTDFYYKIHAVHFGFLTKEERLRVTKPLYEDARLELKDALAKREKLNADMKGYGQMLESNPQFKEQYGHYIVRMTRFPKFVLDAGIGELENKVKFYEQVMEME, encoded by the coding sequence ATGGGACTCGATAAGAAAGAGATTGATCTGGTGATCCTCGGTATATTGATGGGAGCGCCGCTGCATGGCTACATGATCAAGCAGGCCATCGAGACCAGCTATGGGGACCGCTACTTCAAGCTTAGTAACAGTGCGCTCTACCCGACTCTGGCGAAGCTCCAGAAAGAGGGGTATATCGAGGGCAAGCGTGAGATGCAGGAAGCGGTGCCGGATAAAAAGGTGTATCACATCACGGATGCCGGAAAGAAAAGAGTCGTGGAGCTGGCGGCAACGCCCATTGAGCCAAGCACGAGCCCGGGCTTGACCGATTTTTATTACAAGATCCACGCCGTCCACTTCGGCTTTCTAACGAAAGAGGAGCGGCTCCGCGTTACAAAGCCGCTATACGAAGACGCCAGGCTAGAGCTAAAGGATGCCCTTGCAAAGCGTGAAAAATTAAATGCCGACATGAAGGGCTACGGCCAAATGCTGGAAAGTAACCCGCAGTTCAAGGAACAATACGGGCATTATATCGTACGGATGACGCGTTTCCCCAAATTTGTCCTCGATGCGGGCATCGGGGAGCTGGAGAATAAGGTAAAATTCTATGAGCAGGTCATGGAGATGGAATAA